A portion of the Bactrocera neohumeralis isolate Rockhampton chromosome 2, APGP_CSIRO_Bneo_wtdbg2-racon-allhic-juicebox.fasta_v2, whole genome shotgun sequence genome contains these proteins:
- the LOC126751384 gene encoding uncharacterized protein LOC126751384 has protein sequence MLSTHQQVTPNNRYAVIIAMPAIIYALLFTLPSTLAGGYQINSDRLSKPTSAMAAKVLFHSPSLANIYKEMIVSSKPLSLRKYGNGSKVKKTKKDSKIYYIPIPPMPYRFIPGVGFDYQPMKIKPIVKEPSSGMKPLNGAAQTSSSNAGKVTTNVDQHTATNQKTKNNWYRPVDNGSTNYKISNKKEIDIVANRPLDFIGADSKLYLMDRGNYYFSGRPFRLQVAHAQPKNQLTSLNLKSKLYFNKKIIY, from the coding sequence aTGCTATCCACGCATCAACAAGTTACACCAAATAATCGCTATGCTGTCATCATCGCGATGCCCGCCATAATCTATGCTCTGCTCTTCACACTGCCAAGCACCCTCGCCGGTGGGTATCAAATCAATTCAGATAGGCTCTCAAAGCCCACCTCAGCGATGGCCGCCAAAGTACTATTTCACAGCCCgtcgttggcaaatatttacaaagaaatgATTGTATCGTCGAAACCACTAAGCCTTCGCAAATACGGCAATGGTTCCAAggtgaaaaaaacaaaaaaggattcTAAAATCTATTACATACCAATACCTCCAATGCCATACCGCTTTATTCCGGGAGTGGGCTTCGATTACCAGCCCATGAAAATTAAACCTATAGTAAAGGAGCCGTCAAGTGGAATGAAACCTTTAAATGGCGCAGCTCAAACGAGTTCTTCGAATGCAGGAAAAGTAACCACCAACGTAGATCAGCATACCGCAACGAACCAGAAGACCAAAAATAACTGGTATAGGCCAGTAGATAACGGGAGCACAAACtacaaaatttcgaataaaaaggaaattgacATAGTGGCAAATAGACCGCTAGACTTTATAGGCGCCGACAGTAAACTCTATCTCATGGATCGCGGAAATTATTACTTCAGTGGGCGGCCATTTAGACTGCAGGTGGCGCATGCGCAACCAAAGAATCAACTAACGTCACTTAATCTTAAatcaaaactatattttaataaaaaaattatttattaa